The genomic window GCGAGCATTTTGTCCCAATAGCGATTGTAGATTTCGATGAGCACACGTTCATCGCCACTTCGCATTGATTCGACCAACTCCTGATCCCCATATAAGCTGTACTGCGCCATTTTGTATAACCCTCACTTACAAAGATAAAACTTTATTTGTGTTAGAAAAGTTTGGTTAAAAGCAACTTGTAGCGAGAGCGTTACTGCACTTGTTTCAAAAATTAAGCCAAGTTTTTCTACTTCTCGATCTCCTTCAAACTGTTCATCTTTTTTATATTCCAAGAAGCCTTTCACATCCGAAAAATGTTCGCGAACGCGTTTGTTGCCAAATTCGAATACTTTGTTCGCTAATCCGTCCAAGAAATCCCTATCGTGAGAAACCAGAATTAAAGTGCCGTCAAAATCTTGCAAGGCCTCTTTAATGATGTCTTTGGTTTTCATATCCAAATGGTTGGTAGGCTCATCGAGAATTAATACGTTAACCGGTTCTAACAGGAGTTTAATCATTGCTAAGCGGGTTTTTTCTCCGCCAGATAATACCTTTACTTTTTTAGTGGTATCATCGCCGCTAAACATAAAGGCACCCAACAAATCCTTGATTTTCACTCGAACATCGCCCACGGCAATTTGATCAATGGTATCAAAAACGGTTAGGCTCTCGTCTAATAAAGACGCTTGGTTTTGGGCAAAGTAGCCTATTTTGGCATTATGGCCAACTTTAAGCGAACCTTCAAAATCAATCTCGCCCATAATGGCTTTGATCATGGTAGATTTACCTTCGCCATTTTTACCTACAAAAGCTACTTTTTCGCCTCTTTCAATCACCATAGCTGCTTTTTCGAACACCACGTGGTTGCCATAAGCTTTGGTTAAGTCTTCTACAATTACCGGATACTGGCCAGAACGTGGAGAAGGCGGGAACTTCAGGCGCAAAGCAGAAGTGTCTACCTCATCAATTTCTATAATTTCGAGCTTCTCTAACATTTTAACCCTAGATTGTACCTGTAAGGTTTTAGAATAGGTACCTCTAAATCGGTCGATAAATTCTTGGTTGTCGGCAATAAAGCGCTGCTGTTCTTCGTAAGCTTTTAGTTGGTGTTGGCGGCGTTCTTGACGCAACTGCAAGTAATGGGTGTATTTGGCCTTGTAGTCGTAAATACGTCCCATGGTTACCTCTATGGTACGGTTGGTAATGTTATCTACAAAGGCACGGTCGTGAGAAATTACAATTACCGCTTTAGCCGAAGTGATTAAGAATTCTTCCAGCCATTGGATACTTTCGATATCCATGTGGTTGGTAGGCTCATCTAGTAAAATTAAATCAGGTTTTTTAAGAAGGATTTTAGCGAGTTCTATACGCATCCGCCATCCGCCAGAAAACTCTGATGTAGGGCGGGTAAAATCGCTACGTAAAAACCCTAAACCTTTCAATACCTTTTCTACTTCGGCATCGTAATTGGTTTCTTCTATAGAATAAAATTTTTCGCTCAACTCTGATACACGCTCAATTACCTTCATGTAATCGTCGGTTTCGTAATCGGTACGGGTTTCTAATTGCTTGTTCAGGTCTTCCAGTTCATCACGCATTTGGTAAACCTCCTCAAAAGCCTTAGAGGTTTCTTCAAACACCGTTAAGTGGTCTTGCGTGAGTAAGTGCTGCGGTAAATAAGCAATAACTGCATCTTTTGGTCCAGAAACATTACCACTGGTAGGTTGGCCAACACCGGCAATAATTTTTAACAAAGTTGATTTTCCGGCGCCATTTTTACCCATCAGGGCAATTTTATCGTTTTCGTTGATTGAGAAAGAAACATCACTAAAAAGGGTAGTGCCACCAAAAGACACAGAAACATTATTTACGTTGATCACGGTTTGTACTGATTAAATTTTGCGCAAAGATAATCGGATTGGTGGGCTAAGAAGAAATAAATATTTCTTACACACTTTCCAATAAAAAATCTCCACTTATACCTAATTTAGAGTGAAGTGCTTTTAAAAAAGGTACATCTGGTTGGCGCTTGCCATTTAATATTTGAGATAGTTTTGCTGTACCTAAACCTAAAATTTCAGCAAGTTTTGCTTGGTTAATATTCATCTCGTCTATTTTATTTTTTACGACAGCTTTTAATGTCAATGGTAATGGCATTATGCTTACCATGTTATCTTCGTAATCTTCTGCTAGGAGGCTAAGTTTTTGTAAATCTTCTCTTTCTGTTTTATTAAGTTCACTAAATCCTCCAGCTTTTGTTGCTTTAGCTAGATATTTCTCAATGAGTTTCATTACCTCGCCGTATTGTGCTTCTGTTCTAATTTTGGTAATCATCTTTTAAATGTTTTTGCAATCTATCTTATCATATTCTTTATGCGTACCTATAAATCGTATATAGATTGTTCTTGTATCAAAGAAAATCATTGTTATTAAGCGGTAGTAATTACCTTTTATATTAAATACATACCTGTCATTACCCACATAGTCAACATGATTAAAATCTTTTTTAATTTCAGCTAAATTCTTCCAATTTGCATTTTTCGCTTTTTGATACCATTGATTTAATGGATCTGCTGCAGTTGCATGCTTCTTGGAAAACTCCAACAAGGTGCGTTTAATAATGATAATCATAGGTGGTGTAAAGGTAGTTTTAATATTTGAAATTTATTTCATATTATGAAATTTTAGTTTTTAAACTGATGGATAGTTTTTCTTGATTGTCTAAAGATTAATTTTTTTATCGCCTTTTTAATTAACGTGAATTACGGATAGTTTTATCTGTTTATCAGTAAGTTAAGTGTTTATTTCAAAAATTTTATTTTAAAAAATAGATTTAAAAGCTGATGCTGACCTGTAGCAAAGCGGAAAGCTACGCAGTAAAATAAATTCAGCATGACGAACCGCCCATACCGTCACCCTGACCACGCAGTAGCTGCTAAGCAAATTTATTTCAGGGTCGGTTACCCAAGATTAAGACCCATAACTCACGTTAATTATTGATAAAATTAACTTGATAGGTTTACAACTCCCTAATCCAGATATTTCTAAAGCTAATAGGCTCGCTTGGGTCGCCGTGGTCTTGCAATTTGATAGGGCAGGCACCATGTGCTTTTTGGTACGATGCTTTGCCGATGTACTGCGTTGGGCCTTCTAGCGCAATGTTATTTTGTACCAACACGCCGTTAAAGAAAGCGGTAACCCTAGCTGCAGATTTTAAGGAGCCATCTGCATTAAAAACTGGTGCAGTCCAAATTACATCGTAGGTTTGCCACTCGCCAGGCTTTTTATTTACGGTTGCCAAAGGGATAAACTGTTTGTAAATGCTACCAGCTTGGCCGTTTACGTAAGTGTTGTTGTTGTAATTGTCTAAAATTTGCAGTTCGTAGCCATCATCGCCACTACCAGTTGAGGCCAAAAACAGACCACTGTTTCCTCTAGCTTGTCCTTTGCCTGTAATGTTAGCAGGGATTTTCCACTCTAAATGTAGTTGATAGTTCAAGAAAGATTTTTTGGTTTCGATATTTCCGGTACCCTTTTTTACGGTAAAAGCACCGTTGGCAACTGTCCAGGCGGCAGGTTTGGCTTTGTCTTTTACCGATACCCATTGGTCTAAATTTTTACCATCAAAAAGGATAAACGCATCTGAGGGTGCATCAGAAAATGTTTTGCCAGGCGTAACCTTTGGTGGTACGGGTTGGTAAAATTCTGTATCTTCTGGTTTTTGTGCTTGTGCCTGTAGGGCTAGTAATGGTATTGCAAATAAGATTAGTCGTTTCATAATTTTATAACTATTTATCGCAATTTAACAAATACCGTGGCAATAATTAAAGGCTTATTTATATTTTAGCCCCAAATGAAAAAGGCATTAGCAATATTTATGTTGGCTTTAGTTGGCGAAGGAAATGGTTTTATCCATTGGCTCGAAAATCATTTATTGGCTTGTCCTTTTAAGCAATTAACAGGGTTAGACTGCCCGGGATGCGGTTTGCAAAGGTCGATAGTTTCGTTGCTGAAAGGCGATGTTGTAGCTTCCTTTAAATTTTATCCGCCCACTTTTTCTATCTTAATATTGTTAATTTTTGCCTTGTTTCATCTCAAATTCGATTTTAAGCACGGTGCACTAATTATCAAAACATTATATATTTTAATTACCGTAATTATCATAATTAACTATATTTATAAAGTTTATCATCAACAATTATTCTAAAATTATGTCAGAAGAACAAGAAGGACAAGCGTCTCAAAACCCACAACCGAGCCAGCCGTCGCAACCCTCTTTTAATCAGGGGAATTCATTTCCTCCAAAAAATGAGTATTTAGGTGTTGTAGGATTTCAGCAATCTTTACCAAATGCTACGGCGGTGTTAGTATTAGGCATATTGTCTATTCTAACTTGCTGCTGCTATGGTATTATCGGTCTAATTTTGGGTATTATCGCTCTAATATTAGCTAAAAAAGATAAAACTTTGTATGCGGCTAATCTAGGTATCTATTCTGAGAGCTCTTTAAAAAATTTAAATGCTGGTAGGATTTGTGCTATAATTGGCATAGTGTTTAGTGCTATCTATCTTCTATTAAATATTGTATTCATCGCGATATTTGGTTTTGAAGTATTATCTGATCAAGAAGCATTGAAAGAAGCTATATTAAATTGGCAAAATCAATAAAAACTAAATATCGCAAATGCCCCAAAAACTGGGGCATTTGTTATTTATACTGCCTTTAAAACTTTTTCTTCAGATTTGATGATTTGTTTCATCTCTAACTTTCCATTATACTGGGCGCCCAATTCTATTTCCAGAGTTTCTGTTTTGATATCGCCATTAACAATTCCCGTTTTTTTGATTTCGAGTTGCAGGGCTTGTACATTGCCAGTTACCGCTCCATAAATTACTGCCGATTTGGTTTTTACGTTACCCGTGATTTCGCCTTTCTCTCCTAAAATCAGGCCTCCTTCGGTAGTTACGTTTCCTGTCACTTTGCCATCTATTCTAATTACGGATTTACCGTTGATTTCGCCAGTAATTTCATAGCCGTAGCCAATTAATGTACTGATTTCTTGTTGGTTTAAGTCTAGTGATTTCGCCTCTTTATTTCTTTTGAACATGTTATTCGATGGTTAAGTAAGATTTTGGGTTAACAATTTTGCCATTTCTGTGTACTTCGTAATGTAGGTGTGGGCCTGTAGATCTTCCTGTTGAACCAATACGACCTATGATATCTCCGGCGGCTACTTTTTGTCCTTGTTTTACTGAGATTTTTGATAGATGGCCGTAGTAAGTTTCAAAACCATTACCATGTTCAATGATAACCACATTCCCATATCCGCCTTTGCGATTGGCAAATTTAACCTTGCCATTTGCCGTGGTTTTTACAACTTCGCCATGATTGCCTTTGATATCAAGGCCCTTGTGCCGCTCTATACTTTCGCCTGTAAAAGGGTTTGCCCTGTGACCAAAATTAGAACTGATACGGCCTTTGTGCGGATAACCCATTGGTGTAAAACCTACCAAACGAATCATTCTTTTAAGGTATTCTTCATAAAAACTACCAATCTCCTCAGTAGATCCTAGTTCGGCATCTAATTCGCCGCCTTGGCTTTTTGGCATTGGTTTTAGTCCCCGAGCTTTTAAATACTTGTTGATGGTTTTTAATTTATCATCGATAGAAAGGTAATGTTTTTTAATAGTGGCAGTATCTAATAGTACCGCTTCAGATTTTTGCTTTTCTAGGAGCATTGCTAAATCTTTGTTAGCCCGTTGCATTTGGGCCTTGGTTTTTACCAAGTGCATAATTACACCTAAAAGAAGACACACAAAAGCCAGCAGCAGCATTGCAAATTTTTTCCAGTGCCTAATGTAGTAGGTTTTAATTTGAAAAGGTTGGTTGTAATTCTGGTTTTGATCAAGAAAAATGACGGTTGTTTTATCTTTCCGTTTCGACATGGGTATTCGTATTTTGTTTATCTTGGTAAGCAAATATATGATTTTCAATTATATATAGAAGATGCTTCCAATATCATCTTATTGTTAAAACTAGGTTTAATAACGCTTAAAAGTAGAAAACCTATACAAAATGATTATTTTTGCATCCACATTTTAAAAAATAGATATGTATCCAGAATATTTAGTAGAGCCAATGCGTGCCGAGTTAACCAATGTTGGTTTTGATGAGTTAAAAACCGTTGAAGAGGTTGATGCAGCCATTAAAGGCGAAGGAACCGTGTTTGTAGTGGTAAATTCTGTTTGTGGTTGTGCTGCGGCAAATGCTCGCCCAGCGGCTAAATTGGCAGCTGCCAACGCTAAACACCCAGATAAATTGGTAACCGTTTTTGCAGGGATGGAAAAAGATGCTGTTGATAGAGCAAGATCTTATATGATGCCTTTTCCTCCTTCTTCGCCTTCGATGGCATTGTTTAAAGATGGTAAATTAGTTCATATTGTTGAGCGTCATCAGATTGAAGGTAGACCAGCACAAATGATTGCCGAAAACTTAATTGGCGCATTTGAGCAGTATTGCTAAGAATAGAAAAAAGAATAAGGAGCAAAGATGAAGCACGATGTGCCTAAATCTTTGCTCCTTTTTTATTGGATAATTTTTCTGAAAATTGGGTTTCTGCTTTCTAATCATTGCTTGTAAGGCCATACGCTATAGTCCCGCTGAGACTGGGAGCTGCCGCTGCTATGCTGTTTAATTTAACGTAAATTATGGGTCTTAGTCCGTCATTGCGAGGCACGAAGCAATCCTACAACTATTGCAGGCAACAAAACAACCGCTTTAAGATTTTTCATTACTTTATTTTTTTCTTCATCTGCATTTAAGCTTGCTACGCAGGTGCTTCGTGCCTCGCAATGGCAATCATACTTAATTACTATTGAACTAACAATTTGATAATCAAATGTAAAAACCCATAACTCACGTTAATTTGGCTAAAGCAGTACGGAAAAAACCGTGCTATGAAAACATGTAGTGCGTAAAATAAACCTGAACGAAGCGGAAAGCCCACAGGCAAGCGTAGCGAAGCCGAGGACTTGGAGCAAAGTGCAGGACTTTAGGTACAGTTGAAATACTGGTGTTGCTTTTCGACTATCAATTATAACCTCGTTCCAGCTTTGTAGTACAATTCGGCAAGTTTTTTTTCGTAGCCAATAACCATTTCTTCGCGTTTAATTTTCATATCAATGAGTTTGGTTTCGCGGGCGTTGATTAAGAACAATGTACTTTCGCCGAGGCTAAATTTGGCAGTTTCTCCTTTAAGTAATGTTTCTTGGTTAACAATGTTTCTCGTTTGTACGCTCAACTGCTGGCTGTATGCATCTAGTTGATTATAACTGGCAATTACGGAGTTTTTAATTTCTCTATTGGTTTGCTGAATGTTATACTGCAATTCTAACTGCTTAATTTTAACTTCTTTAAGTTTACCGCGTTCTGCCCTTAAAAATAGGGGAAATACAAAATCTAAGCCTAATTTGTAATTGCCCATGTTAAAATCATAATAATCGGGTATGTTGCTGTTAAAATCTCTCCTCATCGATAGGAGCGAGGCGCCTACATTGAGCTTTGGTTTTAACAATTCGG from Pedobacter sp. SL55 includes these protein-coding regions:
- a CDS encoding helix-turn-helix domain-containing protein, whose amino-acid sequence is MITKIRTEAQYGEVMKLIEKYLAKATKAGGFSELNKTEREDLQKLSLLAEDYEDNMVSIMPLPLTLKAVVKNKIDEMNINQAKLAEILGLGTAKLSQILNGKRQPDVPFLKALHSKLGISGDFLLESV
- a CDS encoding type II toxin-antitoxin system HigB family toxin; the protein is MIIIIKRTLLEFSKKHATAADPLNQWYQKAKNANWKNLAEIKKDFNHVDYVGNDRYVFNIKGNYYRLITMIFFDTRTIYIRFIGTHKEYDKIDCKNI
- a CDS encoding 3-keto-disaccharide hydrolase; protein product: MKRLILFAIPLLALQAQAQKPEDTEFYQPVPPKVTPGKTFSDAPSDAFILFDGKNLDQWVSVKDKAKPAAWTVANGAFTVKKGTGNIETKKSFLNYQLHLEWKIPANITGKGQARGNSGLFLASTGSGDDGYELQILDNYNNNTYVNGQAGSIYKQFIPLATVNKKPGEWQTYDVIWTAPVFNADGSLKSAARVTAFFNGVLVQNNIALEGPTQYIGKASYQKAHGACPIKLQDHGDPSEPISFRNIWIREL
- a CDS encoding DUF2752 domain-containing protein, with the translated sequence MKKALAIFMLALVGEGNGFIHWLENHLLACPFKQLTGLDCPGCGLQRSIVSLLKGDVVASFKFYPPTFSILILLIFALFHLKFDFKHGALIIKTLYILITVIIIINYIYKVYHQQLF
- a CDS encoding CCC motif membrane protein — protein: MSEEQEGQASQNPQPSQPSQPSFNQGNSFPPKNEYLGVVGFQQSLPNATAVLVLGILSILTCCCYGIIGLILGIIALILAKKDKTLYAANLGIYSESSLKNLNAGRICAIIGIVFSAIYLLLNIVFIAIFGFEVLSDQEALKEAILNWQNQ
- a CDS encoding bactofilin family protein; this encodes MFKRNKEAKSLDLNQQEISTLIGYGYEITGEINGKSVIRIDGKVTGNVTTEGGLILGEKGEITGNVKTKSAVIYGAVTGNVQALQLEIKKTGIVNGDIKTETLEIELGAQYNGKLEMKQIIKSEEKVLKAV
- a CDS encoding M23 family metallopeptidase, with translation MSKRKDKTTVIFLDQNQNYNQPFQIKTYYIRHWKKFAMLLLAFVCLLLGVIMHLVKTKAQMQRANKDLAMLLEKQKSEAVLLDTATIKKHYLSIDDKLKTINKYLKARGLKPMPKSQGGELDAELGSTEEIGSFYEEYLKRMIRLVGFTPMGYPHKGRISSNFGHRANPFTGESIERHKGLDIKGNHGEVVKTTANGKVKFANRKGGYGNVVIIEHGNGFETYYGHLSKISVKQGQKVAAGDIIGRIGSTGRSTGPHLHYEVHRNGKIVNPKSYLTIE
- a CDS encoding BrxA/BrxB family bacilliredoxin, translated to MYPEYLVEPMRAELTNVGFDELKTVEEVDAAIKGEGTVFVVVNSVCGCAAANARPAAKLAAANAKHPDKLVTVFAGMEKDAVDRARSYMMPFPPSSPSMALFKDGKLVHIVERHQIEGRPAQMIAENLIGAFEQYC